A genomic window from Rhodococcus sp. KBS0724 includes:
- a CDS encoding TIGR03557 family F420-dependent LLM class oxidoreductase, which yields MMRIGCTLMTEQAGPKDLIRHAVRAEQAGFDFEVMSDHYSPWLTEQGHAPYAWSVLGAIAHATGSVDLMTYVTCPSIRYHPVVIAQKAATMQILADGRFTLGLGTGECLNEHVVGDGWPSIDARMDMLEEAVAIIRALHSGDLVSWKGEYFDVQSARIWDLPEIPVPLAIAMSGDKSVERFGPMADDLIGVAPDSRLVHQWKHVHGRAFGLPPARKAVGQIPISWDDDRDVAVARAHQQFRWFGLGWPVNSELPTPAGFAAASQFVRKEDVAENIPCGPDLDAIVEAVKAYKDAGFTDVALIQIGGDTQDRFFDEAAKPLLEALHVELG from the coding sequence ATGATGCGTATCGGCTGCACGTTGATGACGGAGCAGGCTGGGCCCAAGGACCTGATCCGGCATGCGGTTCGGGCCGAGCAGGCCGGGTTCGACTTCGAGGTGATGAGTGATCACTACTCGCCGTGGCTGACCGAACAGGGTCACGCCCCGTACGCTTGGTCGGTTCTCGGCGCGATTGCGCACGCCACCGGATCGGTTGATCTGATGACCTATGTGACGTGTCCGAGCATTCGATATCACCCGGTGGTGATCGCGCAGAAGGCGGCAACGATGCAGATACTCGCAGACGGGCGGTTCACGCTCGGATTAGGCACCGGCGAGTGTCTCAACGAGCACGTGGTCGGTGACGGATGGCCGTCGATCGATGCCAGGATGGACATGCTGGAAGAAGCAGTGGCCATCATTCGGGCTCTGCATTCCGGTGATCTGGTGAGCTGGAAGGGCGAGTACTTCGACGTTCAGTCGGCTCGTATCTGGGATCTGCCCGAAATTCCCGTCCCGCTCGCAATCGCGATGTCCGGGGACAAGTCCGTCGAGCGATTCGGGCCGATGGCAGACGATCTGATCGGTGTCGCACCGGATTCGCGGCTCGTTCATCAATGGAAACATGTGCATGGTCGCGCGTTCGGGCTTCCCCCGGCGCGCAAGGCCGTCGGCCAGATTCCGATTTCCTGGGATGACGATCGGGACGTCGCTGTTGCCCGTGCGCATCAGCAGTTCCGGTGGTTCGGCCTCGGTTGGCCGGTGAATTCCGAACTGCCGACCCCGGCCGGGTTTGCTGCGGCGTCGCAGTTCGTCCGCAAAGAAGATGTGGCAGAAAATATCCCGTGCGGTCCCGATCTCGATGCGATCGTCGAAGCCGTCAAGGCATACAAGGATGCGGGTTTCACCGATGTGGCGCTGATACAGATCGGCGGCGATACGCAAGACCGCTTTTTCGACGAGGCTGCAAAACCGCTGCTGGAGGCGCTGCACGTCGAATTGGGTTGA
- a CDS encoding sensor histidine kinase KdpD, translating to MAIASGLAAGIVIATIGIAFAVFLRVNGSEQLERTLDSLTLGVAASAPSPVFIETPSATTEPFVVDPGFNSTTISALATTDVRSRDVLVPGDSGTALAVSIPEDPLTQAIREQQVKVAAAAVIAILAAAGLGWFLTGRAVRPLAELTETTSAIGNDLDVEGLSLRAPSVRGTREAEELSEAIHSMLSRIELDRSRTEQALESARDFARVSAHELRTPLTSMRTDLEVLATLELTEDQRRELAGELLAAQRQIECTLTDLETLALGDVADPEDCDDVDLVEVADRAVADAARLHPQLDFRLTAPDELSVHAFPAGIRLVLTNAVTNSVRHGHADTVEITVRAGASRGSATIFVDDNGAVIDPTEREAMFERFVRGTGAGESGSGLGLALVAQQAQLHGGSARLDASPLGGTRLTFSINPIRRAAPPAAVLQPRRKSGLAYRRRSVSAPHR from the coding sequence GTGGCTATCGCCTCGGGTCTGGCCGCCGGAATCGTGATTGCCACGATCGGAATTGCGTTCGCGGTCTTCTTGCGTGTCAACGGCTCCGAACAACTGGAACGCACCCTCGATTCCCTCACCCTCGGAGTCGCGGCGAGTGCGCCGAGCCCGGTCTTCATCGAAACACCGTCCGCAACAACAGAACCGTTCGTAGTCGACCCTGGATTCAATTCCACGACCATCAGCGCGTTGGCCACCACCGACGTCCGCAGTCGGGATGTTCTCGTGCCCGGCGACAGTGGCACGGCACTGGCTGTCAGTATCCCGGAAGACCCACTGACCCAGGCGATCCGCGAGCAGCAGGTCAAGGTGGCGGCTGCGGCAGTAATCGCGATTCTTGCCGCAGCCGGGCTCGGCTGGTTCCTCACCGGCCGAGCCGTCCGGCCTCTTGCGGAGTTGACCGAAACCACCAGCGCGATCGGTAATGATCTCGACGTCGAAGGGCTGTCCCTCCGGGCACCGTCAGTGCGTGGGACTCGCGAGGCCGAAGAACTGTCGGAAGCAATCCACAGCATGCTCAGTCGAATCGAACTCGATCGCAGCCGCACCGAGCAGGCATTGGAATCGGCTCGCGATTTCGCCCGAGTCTCAGCCCATGAACTACGCACACCGCTGACATCGATGCGCACCGATCTGGAAGTCCTCGCGACTTTGGAACTCACGGAAGACCAGCGTCGCGAGTTGGCGGGCGAGCTGTTGGCCGCTCAACGGCAGATCGAGTGCACCCTCACCGATTTGGAGACACTGGCACTGGGCGACGTGGCCGATCCCGAGGATTGTGACGACGTCGATCTGGTGGAGGTTGCCGATCGCGCCGTCGCGGATGCCGCTCGGCTGCACCCTCAGCTCGATTTTCGTTTGACTGCACCGGACGAGCTTTCAGTCCACGCCTTTCCGGCCGGAATCCGTTTGGTCTTGACCAACGCCGTCACCAATTCCGTCCGGCACGGTCACGCCGACACGGTCGAGATCACCGTCCGAGCAGGGGCAAGCAGAGGGTCCGCCACGATCTTCGTCGACGACAACGGCGCCGTGATAGACCCAACCGAGAGGGAAGCGATGTTCGAACGCTTTGTTCGCGGAACCGGCGCAGGCGAGTCCGGAAGCGGTCTGGGACTCGCCCTTGTCGCTCAACAGGCTCAATTGCACGGTGGCAGCGCACGACTCGACGCAAGCCCACTCGGCGGAACCCGATTGACCTTCTCGATCAACCCAATTCGACGTGCAGCGCCTCCAGCAGCGGTTTTGCAGCCTCGTCGAAAAAGCGGTCTTGCGTATCGCCGCCGATCTGTATCAGCGCCACATCGGTGA
- a CDS encoding response regulator transcription factor, producing the protein MAGVSTRERILIVDDDAKVLNSLERGLRLSGFDTATAVDGRSALASVSKQCPSALVLDVNMPGLDGVGVVTALRAIGNDVPICVLSARSSVGDRIAGLEAGADDYLTKPFELAELVARLRALLRRTTRSAPTLDHPIVVGPLTVDLRGHRAHVDGRRIELTKREFDLLSVLAEHAGVVLSRSQLLRLVWGYDFAADTNVVDVFVTYLRKKLEIDGAPRVLHTVRGVGFVLRAER; encoded by the coding sequence ATGGCTGGGGTGAGTACACGCGAGCGCATTCTGATCGTTGACGACGACGCAAAGGTACTGAACTCGCTCGAACGTGGATTGCGACTGTCTGGCTTCGACACGGCAACAGCGGTCGACGGCCGATCTGCCTTGGCCTCGGTGAGCAAACAGTGTCCGTCTGCCCTCGTTCTCGATGTCAACATGCCCGGCCTCGACGGCGTTGGGGTGGTGACAGCCTTGCGGGCGATCGGCAACGACGTCCCGATTTGTGTACTCAGCGCCCGAAGCTCCGTGGGTGACCGCATTGCCGGGTTGGAGGCGGGCGCCGACGACTACCTCACCAAGCCTTTCGAACTGGCGGAACTTGTTGCCAGACTGCGCGCCTTGCTACGACGCACGACGCGAAGCGCCCCAACTCTTGATCACCCGATCGTCGTGGGACCTCTGACGGTTGACCTGCGCGGCCATCGCGCCCACGTCGACGGCCGGAGAATCGAGCTGACCAAACGAGAATTCGACTTACTCTCCGTCCTCGCCGAACATGCCGGTGTGGTGCTGAGTCGGTCCCAGCTTCTGCGCCTCGTCTGGGGTTACGATTTTGCCGCCGATACCAATGTTGTCGATGTATTTGTCACCTACCTACGCAAGAAACTCGAAATCGACGGCGCCCCACGGGTGCTCCATACTGTCCGTGGAGTCGGCTTTGTCCTGCGGGCCGAACGATGA
- a CDS encoding light harvesting protein subunit alpha, with product MTRLTVNGKRARRTGVVVASVAVLGMAAAPGIAWASNPISDGSPVAVRSIATAPAELGGAPVACGAMTPISDEELQKLIDEGKVVRAEETGTAAITIEVPSEAATFIASEGVPALPTVEWAPTIEGAPAAVLDVAGVAPLVEGVALSCTVAAG from the coding sequence ATGACGCGATTGACAGTGAACGGCAAGCGGGCCCGCCGGACCGGTGTGGTGGTGGCGTCCGTGGCGGTACTCGGCATGGCCGCGGCGCCGGGAATTGCCTGGGCTTCCAACCCGATTTCCGACGGGTCGCCGGTGGCTGTGCGATCCATCGCGACCGCTCCGGCCGAGCTCGGTGGGGCGCCCGTAGCGTGTGGCGCCATGACTCCGATTTCCGACGAGGAGCTGCAGAAGCTCATCGACGAGGGCAAGGTTGTGCGCGCGGAAGAAACCGGTACAGCTGCAATCACGATCGAAGTACCGAGCGAAGCTGCGACATTCATTGCGAGTGAAGGGGTGCCGGCGCTGCCGACCGTCGAGTGGGCTCCGACAATCGAGGGTGCTCCGGCAGCGGTGCTCGACGTGGCCGGCGTCGCTCCGCTGGTAGAAGGGGTTGCTCTGTCTTGCACGGTCGCCGCGGGGTGA
- a CDS encoding metal-dependent hydrolase, with product MVMGPTHAMSGAAVGLVVAELLPLDWGGPTSTAETLTFAGVCAGAALLPDLDTSQSTVSRSFGPLSKALAQGVDAVSVAFYRITKGKKDGKRRGGHRTLTHTALFAAGLGTGVSALVVQFGKPAIIITLFFCLGLAIRGLAGDFAKDKGWLVVSALALALSAVTWQQYPSEAGSTGLGVAVALGCATHCLGDAITKEGVPFLAPLIPLGGKRWWEQRLPSFLSIRAGGNLEKVLIGPALTLLTVWLIVGAFDGATDAVYAVFSPTP from the coding sequence ATGGTCATGGGCCCCACCCACGCGATGTCCGGTGCTGCTGTGGGTCTGGTGGTTGCCGAACTCTTGCCGCTCGACTGGGGTGGGCCCACCTCCACTGCCGAAACGCTGACGTTTGCCGGGGTGTGCGCGGGTGCTGCGTTGCTTCCGGATCTCGACACGAGCCAGTCGACGGTTTCCCGGTCGTTCGGGCCGCTGAGCAAGGCGCTGGCGCAGGGTGTTGACGCGGTGTCGGTTGCCTTCTACCGGATCACCAAAGGCAAGAAGGACGGTAAGCGGCGCGGTGGCCACCGGACGCTGACCCATACGGCGTTGTTCGCGGCCGGGCTGGGCACCGGAGTTTCCGCGCTGGTTGTCCAGTTCGGAAAGCCGGCAATCATCATCACGTTGTTCTTCTGTTTGGGCTTGGCTATTCGCGGTCTGGCGGGGGACTTCGCGAAAGACAAGGGCTGGCTGGTCGTCTCCGCGTTGGCACTGGCCCTGTCTGCCGTGACGTGGCAGCAGTATCCCAGCGAAGCGGGATCCACCGGATTGGGCGTCGCGGTTGCGTTGGGATGTGCGACGCACTGTCTGGGCGATGCCATCACCAAGGAAGGCGTGCCATTTCTTGCGCCGCTCATTCCCCTGGGCGGTAAACGGTGGTGGGAACAGCGACTTCCGTCGTTCCTGTCGATACGCGCGGGCGGCAACCTCGAAAAGGTGTTGATCGGCCCGGCGCTCACGCTCCTCACGGTCTGGCTGATCGTGGGTGCGTTCGACGGTGCGACTGACGCCGTCTATGCGGTGTTCTCACCGACTCCGTAA